In Longimicrobiales bacterium, one genomic interval encodes:
- a CDS encoding GNAT family N-acetyltransferase — FEEQRSPVSPAYADRLLASAEFYAIAAMADGRIVGGLTAHVIPMTRNESRELFIYDLAVVPDWRRKGVGSGLIGKARELAAREGIDVAFVMADGDDDDAIEFYGSTPATASRAVVFTFDELQSRQVRHETG, encoded by the coding sequence TCTTCGAAGAGCAACGGTCTCCGGTATCCCCCGCGTACGCTGATCGGCTGCTCGCATCGGCGGAGTTCTACGCCATAGCGGCGATGGCGGATGGCAGAATCGTCGGGGGTCTCACGGCGCACGTGATACCAATGACCCGGAACGAGAGTCGGGAGCTCTTCATATACGATCTCGCCGTCGTCCCGGACTGGCGTAGAAAGGGTGTGGGCTCAGGGCTGATAGGAAAGGCGAGGGAACTCGCAGCCCGGGAGGGAATTGACGTGGCGTTCGTGATGGCCGACGGAGACGATGATGACGCCATTGAGTTCTATGGGTCGACACCGGCCACTGCTTCACGGGCTGTAGTGTTTACCTTCGATGAGTTACAGTCGCGGCAGGTTCGGCATGAGACGGGTTGA
- a CDS encoding class I SAM-dependent methyltransferase — protein sequence MRRVDLPEIEDWQGCPTWVRDAMTGYLQAVIEVSRPYGAVTGQLAALLRESRTTSVVDLASGGGGPWPFLLDALRREGVEAQVTLTDLKPNLRAAEELEGATAVTYRREPVSALDVPSSLTGVRTMFTGLHHFDRQDLSTILREAQEARVPFLAAEATHRSPRGIMVTFLIPVLVLLLMPRVRPRRAVPLALTYLPPVLPLLIWWDGLASTLKTYQAEELESLVSEIREPGYDWSVQEITVPKAPIPITLLVGRPAGPTDTASSQAPVRDFPDAGS from the coding sequence ATGAGACGGGTTGATCTGCCTGAGATCGAGGACTGGCAGGGCTGTCCCACCTGGGTGCGGGATGCCATGACCGGGTACCTCCAGGCTGTGATCGAGGTGAGCAGGCCCTATGGCGCGGTGACGGGGCAGCTCGCCGCGCTCCTTCGAGAGAGCAGGACAACGAGTGTCGTCGATCTCGCATCGGGCGGAGGTGGACCGTGGCCGTTTCTGCTGGACGCGCTCCGCAGGGAGGGCGTGGAAGCGCAGGTGACCCTCACGGACCTGAAGCCCAACCTTCGAGCTGCAGAAGAACTGGAGGGCGCAACGGCGGTGACCTATCGCCGGGAGCCTGTGTCCGCGCTGGATGTGCCATCCTCCCTGACCGGTGTCCGGACCATGTTCACCGGCCTTCACCATTTCGACAGGCAGGATCTGAGTACGATCCTGAGGGAAGCCCAGGAGGCGCGTGTGCCGTTCCTGGCTGCGGAAGCGACACACAGGTCGCCGCGAGGCATCATGGTGACCTTTCTCATCCCGGTGCTCGTGCTTCTCCTGATGCCCCGGGTAAGGCCTCGTCGCGCCGTGCCGCTGGCGCTGACCTATCTCCCACCGGTCCTACCGCTCCTCATCTGGTGGGATGGACTGGCGTCGACACTGAAGACATACCAGGCGGAGGAGCTCGAGTCCCTGGTCTCGGAGATTCGGGAGCCAGGATACGACTGGAGCGTGCAGGAGATAACCGTGCCGAAGGCGCCGATCCCAATCACGCTGCTGGTGGGCCGTCCTGCGGGCCCGACCGATACGGCATCCAGTCAGGCGCCGGTGCGTGACTTCCCGGACGCAGGCTCGTGA
- a CDS encoding class I SAM-dependent methyltransferase yields MAETAKRVLWAVKQLQLQPDDTILEIGCGDGSALSLIAPRLTEGRIVGVDRSNLAIRAAEKRNREGLKTGTVSLVQSELAELRLSDQFVKAFALNVNVFWHRPKKELAVLRGLLAPGGQLLLMFEPPSADQIDHIAELTRRNLEANGFEVTGKVRAKLQASAGLLIKAVVGASS; encoded by the coding sequence GTGGCTGAGACCGCGAAGCGAGTCCTCTGGGCGGTGAAGCAGCTGCAACTCCAGCCCGATGACACGATCCTGGAAATCGGCTGCGGCGATGGATCAGCACTCAGCCTTATCGCACCACGCCTGACCGAAGGCAGAATAGTCGGCGTCGATCGATCGAACCTGGCCATCCGGGCTGCTGAAAAGAGGAACCGCGAAGGGCTGAAGACCGGAACGGTGTCGCTGGTTCAATCAGAGCTGGCGGAGCTCAGGCTCTCGGACCAGTTTGTCAAAGCGTTTGCGCTGAATGTCAACGTATTCTGGCATCGGCCAAAGAAGGAGTTGGCTGTGCTGAGAGGGCTTCTGGCGCCGGGCGGACAGCTCCTGCTGATGTTCGAGCCGCCGTCTGCCGACCAGATCGATCACATTGCCGAGCTCACCCGTCGCAATCTCGAAGCGAATGGATTCGAAGTCACGGGTAAAGTGCGAGCGAAGCTGCAAGCGAGTGCGGGCTTGCTGATCAAAGCAGTCGTCGGAGCAAGCAGCTGA
- a CDS encoding ABC transporter permease, whose translation MDDAARNLRYAIRGLRRSPGFTIVAIVTLALGIGVNATIFSIVNSVLLRPLPVEEPGELVNIYGHALESTSHDAISYPNYLDYRAQTQTLDGLIAHTNFFANLSVDGSSELVIGEVVSDNYFDVLGVRPAIGRAFTRDEFAAPGIAPVAILSHSFWQSRFGGDPGITRRTIRLNGTVYSIIGVAPEKFGGMFPAVTAQMWIPLAMVDQVEPVGSHRNTGGGGTTFFDGRGRHFIWLKGRMAPGVTAEQVTAEVDVIAARLAAEYPENARERVTVVRTNSVAISPDLDGTVAPAAMVLLVAVGLVLLVACANLANMMLARAAARRREMAVRAAIGASRTRLVAQLLTESLVVSLAGGAAAVLVAYALTGLLARFQPPLPIDLGLDIALDWRVLLFTFAVALATGIAFGLVPALRSSRPDLVSGLKDAGSGDGGRPRRVELRDALIVAQVAFSLMLLVIGALLARSLGAAADVDLGYDAARTAYLSVGLEMNGYDVDEGSAFVVAGKNRLESLPGVEAVGLASRIPQSLNNNGFGIFIDGHPSTVADRPITLDGASVDEDYFDALDLRIVAGRGIELADRTEGRRVAVVTEEMARRFWNGAEAVGNVFRTSRGGDPWRIVGIVQDYKVDTPGEAPKPYIHLPASTRAQFANYIVRTATPAAPLVPTLVRELRVLNPELVFLETGTMRDAIDVRLFPVRAGAWLIGMSGVLALLLAAVGLYGVVAFSVSRRVREIGIRKALGAETTSVIGMILRRGLILVAVGGALGGVLALAGARVLRGALFVGAFDPVSFALAFLALAAVAALANLVPALRASRVDPMVALRDG comes from the coding sequence ATGGATGACGCCGCCCGCAACCTCCGCTATGCGATTCGCGGCCTTCGCAGGTCGCCCGGTTTCACGATCGTCGCGATCGTCACGCTCGCGCTCGGTATCGGCGTCAATGCGACGATCTTCAGCATCGTGAACTCGGTGCTGTTGCGACCGCTGCCCGTCGAGGAACCGGGCGAGCTGGTGAACATCTACGGTCACGCGCTGGAGTCGACGTCCCACGACGCCATCTCGTACCCGAACTACCTCGACTACCGCGCGCAGACGCAGACTCTCGACGGTCTTATCGCTCACACGAACTTCTTCGCGAACCTGTCGGTCGACGGCAGCTCGGAGCTGGTGATCGGTGAGGTGGTTTCCGACAACTACTTCGACGTGCTCGGCGTGCGGCCAGCCATCGGTCGCGCGTTCACACGCGACGAGTTCGCGGCGCCCGGCATCGCGCCGGTCGCGATCCTGAGCCACAGCTTCTGGCAGTCCCGGTTCGGCGGCGATCCCGGCATCACACGCCGTACGATCCGGCTGAATGGCACGGTGTACTCCATCATCGGCGTCGCGCCCGAGAAGTTCGGCGGCATGTTCCCGGCCGTCACCGCGCAGATGTGGATTCCGCTCGCGATGGTGGATCAGGTCGAGCCGGTCGGCAGTCACCGCAACACGGGCGGTGGTGGGACGACGTTCTTCGACGGGCGCGGCCGCCACTTCATCTGGCTGAAGGGCCGGATGGCGCCGGGCGTAACAGCGGAGCAGGTCACAGCGGAAGTGGACGTCATCGCGGCGCGACTGGCGGCGGAGTACCCGGAGAACGCTCGCGAACGCGTCACCGTGGTGCGAACGAACAGCGTCGCGATCAGCCCGGACCTGGACGGCACGGTCGCGCCCGCGGCAATGGTCCTGCTCGTCGCTGTCGGCCTGGTGCTCCTGGTCGCGTGCGCGAACCTGGCCAACATGATGCTCGCCCGCGCGGCCGCACGTCGGCGCGAGATGGCCGTGCGCGCGGCGATTGGCGCGAGCCGCACGCGGCTCGTCGCGCAGCTGCTGACCGAGAGCCTGGTCGTATCGCTCGCGGGCGGTGCGGCCGCGGTGCTCGTCGCATACGCGCTCACCGGTCTGCTCGCGCGCTTCCAGCCGCCGCTGCCGATCGATCTCGGGCTCGACATCGCGCTCGACTGGCGCGTGCTGCTGTTCACGTTCGCCGTCGCACTCGCAACGGGCATCGCGTTCGGCCTCGTACCCGCGCTGCGCTCGTCGCGACCCGACCTCGTGTCCGGCCTGAAGGATGCCGGCTCCGGCGACGGCGGACGACCGCGCCGAGTCGAGCTGCGCGATGCGCTCATCGTGGCACAGGTCGCGTTCTCGCTGATGCTGCTCGTCATCGGTGCGCTGCTGGCTCGGAGCCTCGGCGCCGCCGCGGATGTGGACCTCGGCTACGACGCCGCGCGCACCGCGTATCTCAGTGTGGGTCTCGAGATGAACGGGTATGACGTCGACGAGGGCAGCGCGTTCGTCGTCGCCGGCAAGAACCGGCTCGAGTCACTCCCCGGCGTGGAGGCGGTCGGCCTCGCCAGCCGCATCCCGCAATCGCTGAACAACAACGGATTCGGCATTTTCATTGACGGGCACCCGAGCACCGTCGCGGACCGACCGATTACGCTCGACGGTGCGAGTGTCGACGAAGATTATTTCGACGCGCTGGATCTCCGTATCGTCGCCGGACGCGGCATCGAGCTTGCCGATCGCACGGAGGGCCGCCGCGTCGCCGTCGTGACGGAGGAGATGGCGCGCCGGTTCTGGAACGGCGCGGAGGCGGTCGGCAACGTGTTCCGCACGTCGCGCGGCGGTGATCCCTGGCGCATCGTCGGGATCGTTCAGGATTACAAGGTCGACACGCCCGGCGAGGCGCCGAAGCCCTACATCCATCTGCCGGCGTCAACGCGCGCTCAGTTCGCCAACTACATCGTGCGCACGGCGACGCCAGCAGCGCCGCTCGTACCGACGCTCGTACGTGAGCTCAGAGTGTTGAATCCGGAGCTGGTGTTCCTCGAGACGGGCACCATGCGCGACGCGATCGATGTCCGGCTGTTTCCCGTGCGCGCCGGCGCGTGGCTGATCGGGATGTCGGGTGTGCTCGCTCTGCTGCTCGCTGCCGTCGGCCTCTACGGCGTCGTCGCGTTCTCCGTCAGCCGGCGCGTGCGCGAGATCGGCATCCGCAAGGCGCTCGGTGCGGAGACGACGTCGGTGATCGGCATGATCCTGCGGCGCGGGCTGATCCTCGTCGCCGTCGGCGGCGCGCTCGGCGGCGTGCTCGCGCTCGCCGGCGCACGCGTGCTGCGCGGCGCACTCTTCGTCGGTGCGTTCGATCCCGTGAGCTTCGCGCTCGCGTTCCTCGCGCTCGCCGCAGTGGCCGCACTGGCGAACCTCGTGCCCGCGCTGCGCGCATCACGGGTCGATCCCATGGTCGCGCTGCGGGACGGGTGA
- a CDS encoding pyridoxal 5'-phosphate synthase — protein sequence MSATATADPVALFQDWLSEAVRQSPESYPTSFCLSTVDPAGRVDARFVDLKEISSEGFVFGTHLESPKARSIDSSPRVSLTFWWTALRRQVRVAGAASLVSGAIADRLFQARPRDAQAVSVVSVQSQPLTDPQTLRARVQEEARRGVRILRPPNWGAYCVRPERMEFLRFSESRFHERMLFVREDSGWIQQYLQP from the coding sequence GTGAGTGCCACGGCCACAGCAGATCCGGTCGCCCTGTTTCAGGACTGGTTGTCCGAGGCGGTTCGACAGTCGCCTGAGTCGTATCCCACATCGTTCTGCCTGTCGACTGTCGACCCCGCCGGGCGAGTTGATGCCCGATTCGTGGATCTGAAGGAGATTTCGTCCGAGGGCTTCGTCTTCGGCACACACCTGGAGTCGCCGAAGGCGCGGTCGATCGATAGCTCTCCGCGGGTGTCACTCACATTCTGGTGGACTGCGCTCCGCAGGCAGGTCAGAGTCGCCGGTGCCGCATCGCTCGTATCCGGCGCTATCGCCGATCGCCTGTTCCAGGCGAGGCCGCGGGATGCGCAGGCGGTGTCAGTCGTGAGCGTTCAAAGCCAGCCCCTGACCGATCCACAGACACTGCGTGCACGCGTTCAGGAGGAGGCGCGCCGCGGGGTGCGGATCCTACGCCCACCGAACTGGGGCGCCTACTGCGTTCGGCCAGAGCGGATGGAGTTCCTGCGGTTCAGCGAGTCGCGCTTTCACGAACGAATGCTGTTCGTGCGCGAGGACAGCGGCTGGATTCAGCAGTATCTGCAGCCTTGA
- a CDS encoding DoxX family membrane protein encodes MAPLIVLVVVTLLARLIGHWAVPGLRDWAACTRVGLAAMFFFTAVAHFNSMRGDLVAMVPPFVPNPELMVTFTGICEVLGAIGLLVPRTRRIAAVALIALLVAVLPANIHAAQTGVTIGGAAATPIVPRVALQVLFIGLLWWSGVRRPGSPDEKAP; translated from the coding sequence ATGGCACCGCTGATCGTTCTCGTCGTCGTTACGCTGCTTGCCCGCCTGATCGGCCATTGGGCTGTGCCTGGACTACGCGACTGGGCGGCGTGCACTCGAGTCGGCCTGGCCGCAATGTTCTTCTTCACGGCTGTGGCGCACTTCAACAGCATGCGCGGCGATCTGGTCGCAATGGTTCCGCCATTTGTCCCGAACCCTGAGCTCATGGTCACATTCACGGGGATCTGCGAGGTTCTTGGCGCCATCGGGCTGCTGGTGCCCCGCACACGTCGCATCGCAGCCGTGGCTCTGATCGCGTTGCTGGTCGCGGTCCTGCCGGCAAACATCCATGCTGCACAGACTGGCGTAACCATCGGAGGCGCTGCGGCGACGCCGATCGTCCCTCGCGTCGCACTCCAGGTGCTGTTCATCGGCCTGCTGTGGTGGTCCGGTGTTCGCCGACCCGGATCCCCTGATGAAAAGGCTCCGTAA
- a CDS encoding S41 family peptidase, translated as MTSDSSTRTVLTSLLVLTMAILSACTEPVEPESEKPPTVEDREFDTGSRIDPQNLTAVQIENLALLAQVWGFAKYHHPRLVDGSHNWDYDLFRAVPLMLAAPDRASAAAALVTWLDDLGAIPGCSPCAQVPSDAYMQPDNGWIHDATHLGAALSERLVEMHRNRPVSESQRYISFTATGNPDFYGESYYHTLSDVDAGYRLLALFRFWNIIQYWFPYRDIMDEDWDGVLREFIPEMMQSMDGDTYRLSLIRLIGQIQDTHANLWSDLHVQPPAGSETAPLALRFVEGELVVRGAAQVEGLATGLERGDVIARIDGQSVESLVDSLWAWYPASNDAARLRDIARSITRGTGPVLLEGVGADGPFSTVAQRVPVERLWSVVYQHDLSGPPFRMLSDSVAYVKISSAAAHDAADYIAQAGDAAVLVIDCRGYPDEFLVFALGGHLVGGAVPFARFTEGDPTNPGAFLWTEPQVHSPLQPQFSGKVVILVDETTQSSAEYHAMAFRAAPNAIVVGSTTAGADGNVSSIPLPGGLRAMISGIGVFYPDGTPTQRVGIVPDLVVLPTIEGMRSGLAEVLDAGIGHALGGEFLSQN; from the coding sequence GTGACCAGTGATTCGAGCACCAGGACCGTACTCACATCGCTGCTCGTGCTGACCATGGCGATCCTGTCGGCGTGCACGGAGCCCGTCGAGCCGGAGTCGGAAAAGCCACCCACGGTGGAGGACAGGGAATTCGACACCGGGTCGCGCATCGACCCCCAGAATCTTACGGCGGTCCAGATCGAGAACCTCGCACTGCTGGCGCAGGTGTGGGGTTTTGCGAAGTACCACCATCCGCGACTTGTAGACGGCAGTCACAACTGGGACTACGACCTGTTCCGCGCGGTGCCACTCATGCTGGCAGCGCCGGATCGCGCGAGCGCAGCCGCCGCGCTCGTGACGTGGCTCGACGACCTCGGAGCAATCCCGGGGTGCAGCCCCTGCGCGCAGGTTCCGTCGGATGCGTACATGCAGCCCGACAACGGCTGGATCCACGATGCCACGCACCTTGGCGCCGCTCTGAGTGAGCGTCTGGTCGAGATGCATCGGAACCGACCGGTGTCGGAATCCCAGCGGTACATCTCGTTCACGGCCACGGGCAACCCCGATTTCTACGGTGAATCGTATTATCACACGCTTTCGGACGTGGATGCCGGGTATCGGCTCCTCGCCCTCTTCCGTTTCTGGAACATCATCCAGTACTGGTTCCCGTACCGTGACATCATGGACGAAGACTGGGATGGGGTTCTGCGCGAGTTCATCCCAGAGATGATGCAGTCGATGGACGGCGACACCTACCGGCTGTCGCTGATCCGGCTGATCGGGCAGATCCAGGACACCCATGCAAACCTGTGGAGCGACCTCCACGTCCAGCCGCCCGCGGGCAGCGAAACGGCTCCACTGGCCCTGCGGTTCGTGGAGGGAGAGCTCGTGGTCCGCGGCGCTGCGCAGGTGGAAGGACTCGCCACCGGACTGGAGCGCGGTGATGTGATCGCGCGCATCGACGGCCAGAGCGTCGAGTCGCTCGTGGACTCGCTGTGGGCCTGGTACCCGGCTTCCAATGACGCCGCCCGCCTGCGTGATATTGCGCGGAGCATAACACGCGGCACGGGTCCGGTCCTTCTGGAGGGCGTGGGTGCCGACGGGCCGTTCAGCACGGTCGCTCAGCGCGTGCCCGTCGAGCGCTTATGGTCCGTCGTCTACCAGCACGACCTCTCCGGTCCGCCGTTCCGCATGCTCTCGGACAGCGTCGCCTACGTAAAGATATCGAGTGCGGCGGCGCACGACGCGGCCGACTACATAGCGCAGGCTGGAGACGCGGCGGTACTGGTCATCGACTGCCGGGGCTACCCCGACGAATTCCTGGTCTTCGCCCTCGGCGGTCATCTCGTCGGGGGAGCTGTGCCGTTCGCGCGATTCACGGAGGGCGATCCCACGAATCCGGGCGCGTTTCTCTGGACGGAGCCCCAGGTGCACTCGCCGCTTCAACCGCAGTTCAGCGGCAAGGTTGTGATTCTCGTGGACGAGACAACGCAGAGCTCGGCCGAGTACCACGCAATGGCGTTCCGCGCCGCTCCGAATGCGATCGTGGTCGGAAGCACCACGGCAGGCGCGGACGGGAACGTGTCCAGCATCCCGCTCCCCGGAGGTCTCCGGGCCATGATAAGCGGCATCGGCGTGTTCTATCCGGATGGCACCCCGACCCAGCGTGTTGGGATCGTCCCGGATCTGGTGGTACTCCCGACGATCGAGGGAATGCGCTCAGGACTCGCCGAAGTCCTGGATGCCGGAATCGGCCATGCTCTCGGCGGGGAGTTTCTTTCACAAAACTGA
- a CDS encoding metalloregulator ArsR/SmtB family transcription factor, which produces MTSTDQLDAIFFALSDSTRRAILARLAEGETSVGELAAPFDMSQPAISKHLKVLERAGLVTVGQDAQRRPRRLEPEPLAAATEWIERYRAMWEGNFQQLDALLDELQGIRGGAEPGATVQDHDDQGET; this is translated from the coding sequence ATGACATCGACCGATCAGCTCGACGCCATTTTTTTTGCTCTCTCCGACTCGACACGGCGCGCCATCCTGGCACGCCTTGCCGAGGGGGAAACCTCCGTAGGGGAGCTCGCTGCCCCATTCGACATGAGCCAGCCGGCCATATCGAAGCACCTGAAGGTGCTGGAGCGGGCGGGACTCGTGACGGTGGGACAGGACGCGCAGAGGCGGCCGCGCCGTCTGGAGCCGGAGCCGCTCGCTGCGGCGACGGAGTGGATCGAGCGGTACCGGGCGATGTGGGAGGGCAACTTCCAGCAGCTGGACGCGCTGCTGGACGAGCTTCAGGGAATCCGCGGGGGCGCCGAGCCGGGCGCCACGGTACAGGACCACGATGACCAGGGGGAAACATGA
- a CDS encoding SRPBCC family protein gives MSTMQQAAEVTLPSDREVEVTRSFRAPRALVWDAYTRPELAKRWLGGAGWSMPVCEMDVREGGSFRWRWRSDEDGTEFGFHGEYLEVRAPALLRNTETFDPGDMGVSMGDGPAHITVRLEESGGVTTVITRMNYASAQDRDAAMATGMTDGMETSYQHLDRLLSELAASGASA, from the coding sequence ATGAGCACAATGCAGCAGGCCGCAGAAGTCACACTGCCGAGCGACCGCGAGGTCGAAGTCACCCGCTCCTTCCGGGCGCCGCGCGCGCTCGTCTGGGACGCGTACACCCGGCCCGAGCTGGCGAAGCGATGGCTGGGGGGGGCCGGATGGTCGATGCCGGTGTGCGAGATGGACGTGCGCGAGGGCGGGAGCTTTCGCTGGCGCTGGCGCTCGGACGAGGATGGTACCGAGTTCGGCTTTCACGGTGAATACCTGGAGGTGCGCGCCCCGGCGCTGCTGCGCAACACGGAGACGTTCGATCCGGGGGATATGGGCGTCAGCATGGGAGACGGCCCCGCCCATATCACCGTGCGGCTCGAGGAGAGCGGCGGCGTCACCACGGTGATCACCCGGATGAATTACGCCTCGGCGCAGGATCGGGACGCGGCCATGGCGACGGGCATGACGGACGGGATGGAGACGAGCTACCAGCACCTCGATCGGCTGCTTTCCGAGCTGGCCGCCAGCGGAGCATCCGCCTAG
- a CDS encoding NAD(P)-binding domain-containing protein produces the protein MKFGIFLLAVLATALPSVQLRAQDKPTVAIIGTGNLAVVLGPALGKSGYPVVFGSRDPARDAVRTLVQLSGSRASAVSPREAAAKAQVIILAVPGEVVEQVASDLGELPGKVIIDVSGGEKRVASDGYLEK, from the coding sequence ATGAAGTTCGGGATCTTCCTGCTCGCCGTTCTCGCTACAGCACTGCCGTCTGTGCAACTGAGGGCGCAGGACAAGCCGACGGTCGCGATCATAGGCACTGGAAATCTGGCAGTGGTACTCGGGCCGGCTTTGGGCAAGAGTGGCTATCCCGTTGTCTTCGGCAGCCGGGACCCTGCGCGAGACGCGGTGCGAACGCTGGTGCAGCTCTCAGGCTCTCGAGCTTCGGCAGTGAGCCCGCGCGAAGCCGCGGCAAAGGCCCAGGTTATCATCCTTGCAGTTCCTGGGGAGGTAGTCGAGCAAGTAGCGAGCGACCTGGGTGAACTCCCGGGCAAGGTCATCATAGATGTGAGCGGCGGAGAGAAGCGTGTCGCGTCCGACGGCTACCTGGAAAAATGA
- a CDS encoding AAA family ATPase, with translation MVKSLDSRQFIRRITLGRDRVPSFDHYPFSIPAIHGLSTLRLDSPVTMFVGENGSGKSTLLEAIAVAWGFNAEGGSVNFNFSTRASHSSLLEFLRLERGLQRPKDGFFLRAESFYNVASEIERLDAVPGLGTKIGAAYGARSLHEQSHGESFLSLIMERFRGNGLYILDEPEAALSPTRQMALLVRIHDLVAAGSQFIIATHSPILLAYPTAAIWSLEVDGLKQVEYESTEHYQVSRRFLLDHHRVVGELLDGGSS, from the coding sequence ATGGTCAAGTCTCTCGATTCGAGGCAGTTCATACGACGGATTACATTGGGGCGGGACCGCGTTCCGTCGTTTGATCATTACCCGTTCTCTATCCCCGCAATTCACGGGCTCTCCACGCTTCGGCTGGATTCGCCGGTGACAATGTTCGTGGGAGAGAATGGGAGCGGCAAATCGACACTACTCGAGGCCATAGCGGTTGCCTGGGGCTTCAATGCCGAGGGCGGGAGTGTCAACTTCAACTTTTCCACTCGAGCCTCACACTCGTCACTCCTTGAGTTCCTGAGACTCGAACGAGGGTTGCAGAGGCCGAAGGACGGCTTCTTCCTCCGGGCGGAGAGCTTCTATAATGTCGCTTCGGAGATCGAACGTCTTGACGCGGTCCCGGGACTCGGGACGAAGATTGGCGCCGCGTACGGTGCTCGCTCGCTTCACGAACAATCGCATGGCGAGTCGTTCCTCTCCCTCATCATGGAGCGATTCCGAGGCAATGGGCTCTACATACTCGATGAGCCGGAGGCGGCGCTTTCCCCGACTCGGCAGATGGCCCTTCTGGTTAGAATTCACGACCTTGTAGCGGCCGGCTCCCAGTTCATCATCGCTACGCACTCGCCGATTCTGCTGGCGTACCCGACAGCTGCAATCTGGTCACTCGAGGTGGATGGTCTGAAGCAGGTTGAGTACGAGTCGACGGAGCACTATCAGGTGTCACGTCGCTTCCTGTTGGACCATCACAGGGTTGTTGGGGAACTGCTGGACGGCGGGAGTTCATAG
- a CDS encoding nucleoside deaminase, with translation MNDELRSDADYMRLAYEQAHKSYIEGGLPIGAVMVEDGKVIASGHNRRVQDGDPTAHGEMDCLRRAGRRPRYDQVTLYTTLSPCMMCSGTILQFGIRTVVVGEDRNFPGNIAFLREHGVEVRLLDDPICTELMTRFIGERPDLWDEDIAGRTAV, from the coding sequence ATGAACGACGAATTGCGCAGTGACGCCGACTACATGAGGCTGGCGTATGAGCAGGCGCACAAGTCGTACATTGAAGGCGGACTCCCGATTGGCGCGGTAATGGTTGAGGACGGTAAAGTCATCGCATCAGGCCATAACAGGCGGGTCCAGGATGGGGACCCGACTGCACATGGTGAAATGGACTGTCTCCGTCGAGCCGGCCGGCGGCCACGTTATGACCAGGTAACGTTGTATACGACACTCAGTCCCTGCATGATGTGCAGTGGTACCATCCTTCAGTTCGGCATCAGAACGGTCGTAGTCGGTGAGGATCGTAACTTCCCGGGAAACATTGCGTTCCTACGCGAGCACGGAGTGGAGGTGCGCCTGCTGGACGATCCGATCTGCACCGAACTGATGACTCGGTTCATCGGAGAGCGGCCGGACCTGTGGGATGAGGATATTGCGGGAAGAACGGCGGTCTAG
- a CDS encoding phosphatase PAP2 family protein, protein MNRNSFRLSIAVIFALSAAPLTAQRAPLPDSIVPPASADSAIVFAPVADQSAGEPFFTATDAWLGLGFAAGVVALAPLDLTLADALQDSTLQVHGVLRDFADGFRLLGFPGTVIVGGSMYAIGRVGGNDRLAAMGLHSTEAVVLSLGIVGTIKGLAGRARPARNPDDPFDMRFARGLTEGSDYRAFPSGHTAAAFAFAAAVTSEMRRHSPEASPWVGAALYTGAALVGVSRIYHNRHWASDVIGGAAIGTFSGLKVVHYHYRNPENPLDRWLLATMILPTTDGGLAIVWTAPMK, encoded by the coding sequence GTGAATCGAAACTCATTCCGCCTCAGCATCGCGGTTATCTTCGCGCTGTCGGCCGCGCCGCTCACCGCGCAACGTGCACCGCTGCCCGACAGCATCGTGCCGCCCGCATCCGCCGACAGCGCGATTGTATTCGCGCCCGTCGCCGATCAGTCTGCCGGCGAGCCGTTCTTCACTGCGACCGATGCCTGGCTCGGGCTCGGCTTCGCCGCGGGCGTCGTCGCGCTCGCGCCGCTCGACCTGACACTGGCGGACGCGCTCCAGGATTCGACGCTTCAGGTGCACGGCGTGCTCCGCGACTTCGCTGATGGCTTCCGCCTTCTCGGATTCCCCGGCACAGTCATCGTCGGCGGCTCGATGTACGCCATCGGCCGCGTCGGCGGCAATGACCGCCTCGCGGCCATGGGACTGCACAGCACGGAGGCCGTCGTCCTGTCGTTGGGAATCGTGGGCACCATCAAGGGCCTCGCCGGCCGCGCCCGCCCCGCGCGCAATCCCGACGATCCGTTCGACATGCGATTCGCCCGCGGACTCACGGAGGGCTCCGACTACCGCGCGTTCCCGTCCGGCCATACCGCCGCCGCGTTCGCGTTCGCCGCCGCAGTCACGTCGGAAATGCGGCGCCACTCGCCCGAGGCGTCACCCTGGGTCGGCGCGGCACTCTACACCGGCGCCGCGCTCGTCGGCGTCTCGCGCATCTACCACAACCGCCACTGGGCGAGCGACGTCATCGGCGGCGCAGCGATCGGCACGTTCAGCGGCCTCAAGGTCGTGCACTACCATTACCGCAATCCGGAAAACCCCCTCGACCGCTGGCTGCTGGCGACCATGATCCTGCCGACGACGGACGGCGGGCTGGCGATCGTCTGGACGGCGCCGATGAAGTGA